TCTGGGTGGCGAATATCAACAATCACTGAACCTGCCAGTGCTTTTTGCTTCACTTCAACCTCAGGCTGCTCTTCAATATCTTTCAGCACATTATCGATTGACTGAACTACTGCATCTTCGATTGCCTTATCCAACACAGCAAAATCAAAGCGTTCTTCTTCAGCTTCAATTTTTGGCAAACGAGCACGCGTGGTTGGTTTTTTCGAAATCACACCACAATATTCAGGCATTTGACTGGCCATATCATGGGTGCCGATTTGACGAGAAATATCGATAATCTCTGGCTTGTCCATAGTCACTAATGGGCGTAGCACCAGTTTTTCAGAGACTCTCTCGATCACATTCAAGTTTGCTAAGGTTTGGCTGGACACTTGTGCGACCGATTCGCCGGTCACTATACAATCTAGCTTCAAACGATCTGCAATTTTATTGGCTGCCCGGTACATCATCCGCTTAAGGATCACACCCATTTGCGAATTTTCAACTCGAGTTAAAATCTCAGCGACTACACCTTCAAAAGGTACCGAAACAAACTTCACTCGATGCGAACTAGAGTACTTTTCCCATAATTGATGAGAAACCTGCTTAACACCAACTTCGTGAGCTCGGCCGCCAAGGTTGAAAAAGCAAAAATGCGTCTGCAAACCACGGCGGTTAACCAAATAACTGGCAACACCAGAATCAAAACCACCTGAAATCAGCGATAGCACAGCATCTTGAGTACCCAGCGGGAAACCACCCAAACCTGGCTGCTGCTGCTGAACCATAAAGCATTGCTGGCCAACAATTTCCATTTTGATCGTAATATCAGGTTTTTTCAGTTTAACACCAACCGCTTCGGTCAACTGA
This sequence is a window from Pelagibaculum spongiae. Protein-coding genes within it:
- the thiI gene encoding tRNA uracil 4-sulfurtransferase ThiI codes for the protein MKYLIKLFPEITIKSKPVRKRFIQQLKSNLNVQLKRIDPEIKVSGNWDRLDVDGVVEQHQEAAEQVLSCTPGIGSFLRVFPHDFETIDDILQLALPHYTEVLKGKTFCLRVKRTGNHHAFSSIDVERQVGGGLNQLTEAVGVKLKKPDITIKMEIVGQQCFMVQQQQPGLGGFPLGTQDAVLSLISGGFDSGVASYLVNRRGLQTHFCFFNLGGRAHEVGVKQVSHQLWEKYSSSHRVKFVSVPFEGVVAEILTRVENSQMGVILKRMMYRAANKIADRLKLDCIVTGESVAQVSSQTLANLNVIERVSEKLVLRPLVTMDKPEIIDISRQIGTHDMASQMPEYCGVISKKPTTRARLPKIEAEEERFDFAVLDKAIEDAVVQSIDNVLKDIEEQPEVEVKQKALAGSVIVDIRHPDEIETKSFASLVSEPGQGELLGVELLEIPFFNIQNKVTEFDPAKQYLFYCEKGVMSQLHALHLKEQGHENVHVFRPQS